The nucleotide window TCGGTTTCGGCGCCTCGCAGCAGTACCTCTTCCTCTGAACCGGCTCAGCGGTTCATCACGCTCGCGAGGTAGCCGGCCCCGAACCCGTTGTCGATGTTCACGACGGCCACGCCGGGCGAGCAGGCGTTCATCATGGCGAGGAGCGCCGCGAGACCGTCGAAGCTTGCGCCGTAGCCGACGGACGTGGGCACGGCGATCACGGGCACATCGACGAGGCCCGCGACGACGCTGGGCAGGGCGCCTTCCATCCCCGCGACGACAACGATCACCTTGGCTCCCTGGAGGAGCTCGCGATGGTCCAGGACCCGGTGGATGCCCGCCACGCCCACGTCGTACAGGCGCGTGACGCGGTTGCCGAGCACCTCCGCGGTGACCGCGGTCTCCTCGGCCACGGGGATGTCGCTGGTCCCCGCGGTGACCACGAGGACGCTGCCGCGCCGCGCGGCGGGGGTCTTCCCCGCGACGACGAGCCGCGCCTTCTCGTGGTAGGCGACCGGCATGCCCTCAAGGCTCCCCTTGATCCGCTCGTAGATCTCCGGCGAGGCTCGGGTGGCCAGGGCCAACGAGCGGGACGCGACCATGCGCCTTACGATGGCCACGATCTGCTCCGCGGTCTTCCCGGGGCAGTACACGGCCTCCGGGATGCCGCGGCGGATCTCACGGTGGGAATCGATCTTCGCGAACCCGAGGTCCTCGTACGGCAACGCGCGGAGCGCCTCCATGGCCTCCTTGACGCTCACCTTGCCGCCCTTGAGGTCCCGGAGCAGGCGCTCGACGGCCGCGCGGTCCATGGGCACCTCAGCGGACCTGCTCCCACTTCTCGAGCTCGAGGACGGAGCTCAGGGTTCCGCCGCGCTTGATCTCCGCGCGGATGCGGTTCTCCCGCTCGAGCACGTCGAGCGCGCGGTTCGCCATCTCCACGCCGAGCTCCTTGGGCACGACGATGACGCCCGATTCGTCCCCGATGACCCAGTCCCCCGTCCGGACAAGCTGGCCGCCGCACTCGATCTCCCCGCCGATGCTGCCTTGGCCCTTCGGCTCGCCCGCGTGGGGCGAGATGTGCTTGCTGAACAAGGGGAAGTTGAGGTCGTAAATCGCATCGATGTCCCGCGCGCCTCCGTCGATCACGACACCGGCGACGCCCTTCACGAGGCAGGAGTTCGACGCGAGCTCGCCCCAGACCGCGGTCGGACCTCCGCCGACGTCGACCACGATCACGTCCCCGGGCTTCGCGCGGTCAATCGCCTCGACGGGCTTCGCCCAGTCCCCGTCCGCGGTCTTCACGGTCAGCGCGTGCCCGACGAGCTTCGTCCCGTGCTGGATCCGCGGCACGATCCCATGCAGGACGCCGCGCTTCTGCATCGCGTCCGCAATGTTCGGTGTGCTCACCTTGCGGAACGCCTCGAAGACGTCGGCCTCCGCGTACTTCTTGTAGAGGCCCGTCGGGATTGCCTTGCGCTCCTGCATGGCCTTCTTGACCGTCCGTGTGGCCTTGGTCACGTCCTCGGCCTTGATGATCGCGCCGCCCACGATGACGATCGACGCGCCCGCCTTGACGGCCTGGGCCACGGTCTCCGAGTTCAGACCCCCCGCCACCGCGACAGGAAGGTTCGACGCCTTAACGACGGCCTTGAGCTCCTCCAGGGGCGTGCGGGCAATCATCTGCTCGTCGATGGAGACGTGCAGGTTCAGGTAGTCCACGCCGAGCCTCTCCAGTTCGACCGCGCGTTTCGGCTTGTCCTTCACGCGCATGAGGTCGACCATGATCTTGGAGCCGTAGCGCCGCGCCGCCTTGACCGCCTCCGCGATCGTCGCGTCGTCCGTGACCCCCATGACCGTGATCACGTCGGCGCCGGCCTTCGCGGCAATCTCGACCTCGAGGGCGCCTGTGTCCATGGTCTTGAGGTCCGCGACGATCGTCTTGTTGGGGAACGCCTTCTTGAGTGCCCGGACGACGTCCATGCCCTCGGACTTGATCAGCGGCGTTCCCGCCTCGAGCCAGTCCGCGCCCCCGGCGATGGCTTCCTTCGCGGCCTGGACGGCGCGCTTCCCGTGCATGAAGTCGAGGGCCACGTGCAGGATGGGCTCCACGGTCTCCCCTGCGAAGTACCTCGCCCTCGCGATAAAAACGTATCGAGGCGAAGCGGGGGAGCGACGCCACCATGGGGGACCGCCGCGACACAGGTTCATGGGACGGCCGCGCTTCGGCCGAGGGATGGTCGTCGGAGCGTCTCCGACTCCCACGTGTTACATCGCGACGGTCGCGGGGATCCCCGTGTTCGTGCGGTGCGGGGCCGACCTCCTCCTGACCGGCGCGTCCCTCGACCTCTCGGCGCACGCCCGCTGTCCCGTGTGCGGGGGCGACAT belongs to Thermoplasmata archaeon and includes:
- the larB gene encoding nickel pincer cofactor biosynthesis protein LarB; translated protein: MDRAAVERLLRDLKGGKVSVKEAMEALRALPYEDLGFAKIDSHREIRRGIPEAVYCPGKTAEQIVAIVRRMVASRSLALATRASPEIYERIKGSLEGMPVAYHEKARLVVAGKTPAARRGSVLVVTAGTSDIPVAEETAVTAEVLGNRVTRLYDVGVAGIHRVLDHRELLQGAKVIVVVAGMEGALPSVVAGLVDVPVIAVPTSVGYGASFDGLAALLAMMNACSPGVAVVNIDNGFGAGYLASVMNR
- the hxlA gene encoding 3-hexulose-6-phosphate synthase translates to MEPILHVALDFMHGKRAVQAAKEAIAGGADWLEAGTPLIKSEGMDVVRALKKAFPNKTIVADLKTMDTGALEVEIAAKAGADVITVMGVTDDATIAEAVKAARRYGSKIMVDLMRVKDKPKRAVELERLGVDYLNLHVSIDEQMIARTPLEELKAVVKASNLPVAVAGGLNSETVAQAVKAGASIVIVGGAIIKAEDVTKATRTVKKAMQERKAIPTGLYKKYAEADVFEAFRKVSTPNIADAMQKRGVLHGIVPRIQHGTKLVGHALTVKTADGDWAKPVEAIDRAKPGDVIVVDVGGGPTAVWGELASNSCLVKGVAGVVIDGGARDIDAIYDLNFPLFSKHISPHAGEPKGQGSIGGEIECGGQLVRTGDWVIGDESGVIVVPKELGVEMANRALDVLERENRIRAEIKRGGTLSSVLELEKWEQVR